The Centroberyx gerrardi isolate f3 chromosome 7, fCenGer3.hap1.cur.20231027, whole genome shotgun sequence genome contains a region encoding:
- the LOC139907795 gene encoding NACHT, LRR and PYD domains-containing protein 3-like isoform X2, with the protein MGSQCSTLRRGKQREEECYKVPTTVHVENESPLFQRRPSLKKEGEAVEGRKEEETSWRREDGTSGEKNKKERVEEGKCWSEESSTLKDEHTAFKSNNLSPCHSETCAAASATTEEKEADWVDENRAQLIQSVTSVMPIADELLQRRVIHYELYCNIKAIRTSQDQMRDLYKALTSTGAKSAFYRILQQIQPEICEKEVIKELIKMHKACQREKFRYLFEGTADNPEDEKSLDKIYTELHIIQGESEQVNEEHEIWEIEERSRTQTTESTKINCNDIFNTAPGQDGREGRTIRTVMTKGIAGIGKTVSVKKFILDWAEGRANQDLDFIIVLPFRELNLVKDDPFSLQALLRDFHPELSNIAVAQMFANHKVLFIFDGLDESQLELDFSKTKRLTEVTKESSVDILLTNLIRKNLLPSALVWITSRPGAVHRIPRIYINQWTEVRGFNDPQKEEYFRKRVEDKKVAERIIKHITMSRSLYIMCHIPVFCWIAAKVLEHLLPKSDNSLEKSGNKEIPTTLTEMYTHFLLIQTQVADEKYQNNHQNQSDIERILMSSKEFILKLGRMAFEHLERSSVMFYEGDLSKYDIDIRKAGVYCGLCTEIFKEESVLYKKKVYCFVHLTIQEFFAALFVYHSYASKKIDSLSLKTFLLEGSEEELKSILDVDPVHLPLEELMEISIANSTLRKTGELDMFLRFLIGMSLASTQKLLQGLIQQTEDNSEVVEEIKTSLKEIDLADCSPERCLNLVHCLIELKDSSLHDAIQDYLKPNHGAETELSPVHCSALADTILMSNTPLDEFNLRKYRPSHNGVFRLLPAVRNCRKAVISGVWLNVWLSETISSALRMPNSVLTELHLTNNTFLDKGTQILTDGLRNPDCKLEALSLCGDGHSFSACQSLASALKSIISNLRELELSGNILKDSLQSVLSAGLGSPKLEKLRIVSCCPLICVFPRLNRNDDTTKICQELVSGFTSNSSHLRELDLSYSNLYNSEMKILSAGLMSTNCRLEALGLSHNNLNEEGCEKLASVLSSNPSHLRELDLSYNDLQDSGVKLLCTGLMSPHCQLKTLRLSFCKVTADGCASLASALRSDLCSLRELDLSFNHPADQGVKLLTERLEDSSCSLDKLNVDHNEECWFDLKLLRQYACDLTLDPNTAGTKLILSEENKKAECVREKQPYPDHPDRFDDQQVLCKEGLTGRHYWEAEYFAAGKIGVAYKSIARTGDNSEEYNLGQNEKSWCWTVKDIHRGSFYHNGSRIKFCRASSLEHKIGVYLDWPAGILSFYEVSSDTLTHLYSFHTIFTEPLHPGFSLESDGPMNLCKIKQPETLERT; encoded by the exons ATGGGGAGCCAATGCTCCACACTCAGGAGGGGTAAACAAAGAGAAGAGGAGTGTTACAAAGTTCCAACCACAGTTCATGTAGAAAATGAGTCTCCTCTCTTCCAAAGAAGGCCATCTCTGAAGAAGGAGGGGGAAGCTgtagaggggagaaaagaggaggagacttcatggaggagagaagatggaacctcaggtgaaaaaaataaaaaagaaagagtagAAGAAGGAAAATGTTGGAGTGAGGAGAGCAGCACTCTGAAAGATGAGCACACTGCTTTTAAATCTAACAACCTAAG TCCTTGCCACTCTGAAACATGTGCGGCTGCTTCAGCCACGACAGAGGAGAAAG AAGCTGACTGGGTGGACGAGAACAGAGCTCAGCTCATTCAAAGCGTCACGTCAGTGATGCCCATTGCGGATGAGCTGCTCCAGAGGCGTGTTATCCATTATGAGTTGTACTGCAATATCAAGGCTATCAGGACCAGCCAGGACCAGATGAGGGACCTGTACAAGGCCCTCACATCTACAGGAGCCAAATCTGCCTTCTATAGGATTCTACAGCAAATCCAACCAGAGATTTGTGAAA AAGAGGTCATCAAAGAACTCATCAAGATGCATAAAGCATGTCAGAGGGAAAAGTTTAGATATCTATTTGAAGGCACAGCAGATAATCCTGAGGATGAAAAATCATTAGACAAAATTTACACCGAGCTCCACATTatacagggagagagtgaaCAGGTCAATGAAGAACATGAGATATGGGAGATTGAAGAGAGGTCGAGGACTCAAACAACTGAGAGCACTAAAATCAACTGCAACGACATCTTCAACACTGCACCTGGGCAAGACGGAAGAGAAGGGAGAACCATCAGAACTGTGATGACAAAGGGAATTGCTGGCATTGGAAAAACTGTCTCTGTGAAGAAGTTCATCCTTGACTGGGCAGAAGggagagccaatcaggactTGGACTTCATCATTGTGCTACCATTCAGGGAGCTAAATCTGGTCAAAGATGATCCGTTTAGTCTTCAAGCACTTCTGAGAGACTTCCACCCAGAACTGTCAAACATCGCAGTTGCACAAATGTTTGCTAACCACAaagttttgttcatttttgatGGTCTGGATGAAAGCCAACTGGAATTGGATTTCAGTAAAACCAAAAGGTTGACAGAAGTCACCAAGGAATCATCGGTGGACAttctgctgacaaacctcatccgGAAGaatctgcttccctctgctctagTCTGGATAACTTCAAGACCAGGAGCGGTTCACCGCATCCCTCGAATATATATAAACCAGTGGACCGAGGTCCGAGGATTCAATGATCCACAGAAGGaagagtacttcaggaagagagtTGAGGACAAGAAAGTTGCAGAGAGAATCATTAAGCACATTACAATGTCACGGAGCTTATACATTATGTGTCACATACCTGTCTTCTGTTGGATTGCAGCCAAAGTTCTTGAACACTTGTTGCCTAAAAGTGACAACTCTCTAGAGAAAAGTGGCAACAAAGAAATACCCACAACTCTTACTGAGatgtacacacactttcttcTTATTCAAACACAGGTAGCTGATGAGAAGTACCAGAATAACCACCAGAATCAGTCAGATATAGAGAGGATCTTAATGTCAAGCAAAGAATTCATTCTGAAATTAGGTCGAATGGCGTTTGAACATCTGGAAAGAAGCAGTGTCATGTTCTATGAAGGTGATCTGAGCAAATATGACATTGACATACGCAAAGCTGGGGTTTACTGTGGGTTGTGCACAGAAATATTCAAAGAAGAGTCTGTGCTCTACAAGAAGAAGGTGTACTGCTTTGTACATCTGACCATTCAGGAGTTTTTTGCTGCTCTCTTTGTGTACCACAGTTATGCAAGTAAGAAAATTGATTCTCTAAGTCTCAAGACTTTCCTGCTGGAAGGATCTGAGGAAGAGCTTAAGTCTATCCTGGATGTAGATCCAGTTCATCTTCCCTTAGAAGAGCTGATGGAAATTTCAATAGCTAATTCAACTCTGAGAAAGACTGGAGAACTGGACATGTTCCTCAGGTTCCTTATTGGAATGTCTCTAGCATCAACACAGAAGCTGCTTCAAGGCCTGATTCAGCAGACAGAGGACAACTCAGAAGTTGTTGAGGAAATCAAAACAAGTCTAAAAGAGATCGATTTAGCTGACTGCTCACCTGAAAGGTGTCTGAACCTTGTTCACTGCCTGATTGAACTGAAAGACAGTTCTCTACACGATGCCATTCAGGACTATCTGAAGCCAAATCATGGTGCAGAAACAGAGCTCTCCCCTGTTCACTGCTCAGCTTTGGCCGACACAATTCTGATGTCAAATACACCACTAGATGAATTTAACCTGAGGAAATACAGGCCATCACATAATGGTGTTTTTAGGCTTCTCCCAGCTGTGAGGAACTGCAGAAAAGCAGT AATCTCAGGAGTGTGGCTGAATGTTTGGTTAAGTGAAACAATCTCCTCAGCTCTTCGAATGCCCAACTCAGTGCTGACAGAACTGCACCTGACAAATAATACCTTTCTAGATAAAGGTACACAGATCCTAACTGATGGACTGAGAAACCCTGACTGTAAACTGGAGGCTCTGAG TCTCTGTGGGGACGGACACTCATTCAGTGCATGTCAAAGTTTGGCGTCAGCTCTCAAGTCAATCATCTCAAATCTAAGAGAACTGGAGCTGAGTGGGAACATACTGAAGGACTCATTACAGTCTGTGCTTTCAGCTGGGCTAGGCAGCCCTAAACTGGAGAAACTGAG aattgtgtcatgttgtcCTCTGATTTGCGTATTCCCAAGGCTGAATCGGAATGATGACACCACAAAAATCTGTCAGGAGTTGGTGTCAGGATTCACATCCAACTCTTCTCACCTtcgagagctggacctgagctacagcAATTTATACAACTCAGAGATGAAGATCCTCTCTGCTGGGCTGATGAGCACAAACTGTAGACTGGAGGCACTGGG GCTCAGTCACAACAACCTCAATGAAGAAGGTTGTGAGAAGTTGGCCTCAGTACTCAGCTCCAACCCTTCTCACTTGAGAGAACTGGACCTGAGTTACAATGACCTGCAGGACTCAGGGGTGAAGCTGCTCTGTACAGGGCTGATGAGTCCACACTGTCAATTGAAAACACTAAG GCTGTCATTCTGTAAGGTCACAGCAGATGGATGTGCCTCCCTGGCCTCGGCTCTGAGGTCTGACCTCTGCAgcctgagagagctggacctgagctttAATCACCCAGCAGACCAAGGAGTCAAGCTGCTGACTGAAAGACTGGAGGATTCAAGCTGCAGTCTGGACAAACTCAA TGTGGACCATAATGAAGAGTGCTGGTTTGACTTGAAACTACTGAGGCAAT ATGCCTGTGATCTGACACTGGACCCCAACACAGCAGGCACAAAACTCATTTTGTCTGAAGAGAACAAGAAGGCAGAATGTGTTAGAGagaagcagccatatcctgatcatcCAGACAGATTTGATGATCAACAAGTCTTGTGTAAAGAGGGTCTGACAGGTCGCCATTACTGGGAAGCTGAATATTTTGCAGCTGGTAAAATTGGAGTGGCATACAAAAGCATTGCCAGGACGGGAGACAATAGTGAGGAATATAATTTGGGACAGAATGAAAAGTCTTGGTGCTGGACTGTTAAAGACATACACAGAGGGAGTTTTTATCACAATGGCTCAAGGATCAAATTTTGCCGTGCCAGTAGCCTCGAGCACAAAATAggagtgtatctggactggccaGCTGGTATTTTGTCCTTCTACGAGGTTTCTTCTGACACACTGACCCACCTCTACTCCTTCCATACAATTTTCACTGAACCGCTCCACCCTGGTTTCAGTTTGGAGTCAGATGGACCAATGAACctctgtaaaataaagcagccTGAAACCTTAGAGAGAACTTGA